GACCGTTGAAACACCCTATGAAACTTCCTATTTTGACCGCCAAGATGACGGTGCTATTCTTTGGGAGCGAGTCCGTGATGGAAAACAGATTGTAACGAAGACCATTTATTTACGACCTTTAACTGAAGAAGAGTTTTATTGGTGGGTAAATAGATCTTATAGTGATATTCCGGAGAATAGTCTGTTTAGAAAGGTTGAAATCACTTGGTATCCTAACGAGGAGCGACATCAGCTAATGAATACGGTTTACACGATTGATAAACCGACTGGTGAACGGGTTATAAAGACCTATGAGGATGAAGAAGAGTGGGTTCAACTTATTGAATCTACATTTGGGATTTCACGCAAATCAACGGAGAAAGCTCTTGAATTTTTAAGAGAGCGTGGAGTGGAGTTGTTCCCAGTTTTATATTAAACAAACGTTTGTTTAAAACGTGAGAGTGCACTGCTGGAGAGCAGTGCCTTTTTATGTGTGATTGGATTTGATAGTGCTAGGATGTGACTGATTGAAAAGAAAGGGGCA
The sequence above is drawn from the Bacillus carboniphilus genome and encodes:
- a CDS encoding arylamine N-acetyltransferase produces the protein MNRYLKTLGVKDVGEKSLQQIVDLTKAHLHTFPFELISKYTLVETDLNGRIPSVADFIERFELHGWGGNCHILNGRFVQLLDWLGYDVQLVPVEKGHVAIWLKWEGKEYLVDVGYAGPFFEPIPIMQGKWTVETPYETSYFDRQDDGAILWERVRDGKQIVTKTIYLRPLTEEEFYWWVNRSYSDIPENSLFRKVEITWYPNEERHQLMNTVYTIDKPTGERVIKTYEDEEEWVQLIESTFGISRKSTEKALEFLRERGVELFPVLY